A genomic segment from Diospyros lotus cultivar Yz01 chromosome 5, ASM1463336v1, whole genome shotgun sequence encodes:
- the LOC127801395 gene encoding LOW QUALITY PROTEIN: protein transport protein SEC31 homolog B-like (The sequence of the model RefSeq protein was modified relative to this genomic sequence to represent the inferred CDS: deleted 1 base in 1 codon), whose translation MACIKGVNRSASVAFAPDAPYLAAGTMAGAVDLSFSSSANLEIFKLDFQSDDRELPVVGESPSSERFNRLSWGKNPSPSEELSLGLIAGGLVDGNIGIWNPLALIRAEANENALVSQLSRHRGPVRGLEFNALSPNHLASGADEGEICIWDMAKPTEPTHFPPLKGSGSATQGEISFLSWNSKVQHILASTSYNGTTVVWDLKKQKPVISFSDSNRRRCSVLQWHPDVATQLIVASDDDNSPSLRLWDMRNIMSPVREFVGHTKGVIAMSWCPSDSSYLLTCAKDNRTICWDIVSGEIVSELPAGTNWNFDVHWYPKIPGVLSASSFDGKIGIYNIEGCSRYGISEGDFGAAPLRAPKWYKRKAGVSFGFGGKLVSFSTKDSAPGVSEVYVHNLVTEQSLASRSSEFEAAMHNGERSSLRLLCEKKSQEAETEDDRETWGFLKVMFEDDGTARTKLLTHLGFSLPTEAKETIQDNLSQEVSAIGLEEKAADKGEYAVNKEIAAFLSDNGEDFFNNLPSPKAETPVSDAGASFNNAGFSPNVKDVQQEVDGEEESADPSLDDAVQRALVVGDYKGAVAQCISANKMADALVIAHVGGSSLWESTRDQYLKTSRSPYLKVVSAMVNNDLLSLVNTRPLKLWKETLALLCTFAPREEWTLLCDTLASRLMAVGNTLAAILCYICAGNIDKTVEIWSRTLALEHEGKSYVDLLQDLMEKTIVLALATGQKQFSAALCKLVEKYAEILASQGLLSTAMEYLKLMGTDELSPELILLQDRIARSTEVEKEVTNSVAFDNSQSHTGPTYGANQSRFGAADASQHYYQEMTAPQLQQSVPSSPYGENYQQQLGSSYGRGYGAPAPYQPAVQPLIFLPSQAPQAPQMNFSAPPVSNQPTVKPFVPATPPVLRNVEQYQPPTLGSQLYPGTANPSFQAGPPGTGSIGHNPSQAGSVPPKMPQVLAPTPASMGFMPINSSGVQRPGMGPPQPPSPTQPAQVQPTITPAAPPPTVQTADTSNVPAPQRPVIATLTRLFNETSEALGGSRANPAKKREIEDNSRKIGALFAKLNSGDISKNAAEKLIQLCQALDNGDFSTALQIQVQLTTSDWDECNFWLATLKRMIKTRQNVR comes from the exons ATGGCCTGCATAAAAGGGGTGAACAGATCGGCGTCCGTGGCGTTTGCTCCGGACGCGCCGTACCTGGCGGCGGGGACAATGGCTGGGGCGGTGGATCTGTCATTTAGTTCGTCGGCCAATCTGGAGATCTTCAAGCTCGACTTCCAGTCGGACGATCGTGAGCTGCCAGTGGTCGGCGAGTCACCGAGTTCCGAGCGATTCAATCGCTTGTCGTGGGGGAAGAACCCGTCTCCCTCCGAGGAGTTGTCTCTCGGTCTCATCGCGGGTGGCCTGGTAGATGGCAATATTGGGATTTGGAATCCTCTTGCTTTGATCCG CGCTGAGGCAAATGAAAATGCTCTTGTTTCACAACTATCGAGGCATAGAGGACCT GTTCGTGGCCTAGAATTCAATGCTCTTTCACCCAACCATCTTGCTTCCGGAGCTGATGAAGGCGAAATCTGCATATGGGATATGGCAAAACCTACAGAACCTACCCATTTTCCTCCTCTCAAG GGTAGTGGATCTGCTACTCAGGGTGAAATTTCATTCTTATCTTGGAACAGCAAGGTTCAACATATATTAGCATCCACTTCATATAATGGGACAACTG TGGTTTGGGACCTGAAGAAGCAA AAGCCAGTGATTAG CTTTTCAGATTCAAATAGAAGGCGGTGCTCAGTTTTACAATGGCATCCTGATGTGGCAACTCAACTTATTGTTGCTTCAGATGATGACAATTCACCTTCTTTGAGG CTTTGGGATATGCGCAACATAATGTCACCAGTGCGGGAGTTTGTGGGGCACACTAAAG GTGTCATTGCAATGTCATGGTGTCCCAGTGACAGCTCTTATTTGCTTACATGTGCCAAAGACAATCGAACTATTTGCTGGGACATTGTATCTGGAGAG ATCGTCTCTGAATTGCCAGCTGGAACCAACTGGAATTTTGATGTGCACTGGTATCCAAAGATACCAGGGGTTCTATCAGCATCTTCCTTTGATGGAAAAATTGGGATTTATAATATTGAG GGTTGTAGCCGGTATGGCATTTCAGAGGGTGATTTTGGCGCAG CACCTTTGAGAGCCCCAAAGTGGTATAAACGTAAAGCAGGGGTGTCTTTTGGTTTTGGAGGCAAGCTTGTTTCTTTTTCCACAAAGGACTCTGCACCTGGAGTTTCAGAG GTTTATGTGCATAACTTAGTTACAGAGCAAAGTTTGGCAAGCCGCTCTTCTGAATTTGAAGCTGCAATGCACAATGGAGAGAGATCTTCATTGAGgcttttatgtgaaaaaaaatcaCAGGAGGCCGA AACTGAGGATGACAGAGAGACCTGGGGATTCTTGAAGGTTATGTTTGAAGATGATGGGACAGCAAGGACGAAACTACTTACACATCTTGGTTTCAGTCTACCTACTGAAGCGAAAGAGACCATTCAGGATAATCTGTCTCAGGAAGTAAGCGCTATTGGTCTTGAAGAGAAGGCAGCAGATAAAGGAGAATATGCTGTGAATAAAGAAATTGCTGCCTTCTTGAGTGATAATGGGGAAGATTTCTTTAACAATCTTCCAAGTCCTAAAGCTGAAACACCTGTGTCAGATGCTGGGGCTAGCTTTAACAATGCAGGCTTTTCTCCCAATGTCAAAGATGTGCAGCAGGAAGTTGATGGAGAAGAGGAGAGTGCTGACCCATCATTAGATGATGCTGTTCAACGTGCATTGGTTGTTGGGGATTATAAAGGGGCAGTTGCACAGTGTATATCTGCAAATAAAATGGCTGATGCTTTAGTTATTGCTCATGTCGGTGGCTCTTCCTTGTGGGAGAGCACACGCGATCAATACCTAAAGACGAGTCGTTCTCCGTACTTAAAG GTTGTTTCTGCAATGGTTAACAATGATCTTCTGAGCCTTGTTAACACCAGGCCGCTGAAATTGTGGAAAGAGACCCTTGCTTTACTTTGTACT TTTGCACCAAGAGAGGAGTGGACTCTTCTTTGTGACACCCTTGCTTCTAGGCTTATGGCTGTTGGTAATACACTAGCTGCGATTCTTTGTTATATCTGTGCTGGAAATATCGACAAGACTGTGGAAATTTGGTCCCGGACTTTAGCATTAGAGCATGAGGGAAAATCCTATGTTGACCTTCTTCAG GATTTAATGGAAAAGACTATAGTCCTTGCTTTGGCAACTGGGCAGAAGCAATTTAGTGCTGCTTTGTGCAAGCTCGTTGAGAAATATGCTGAGATACTAGCAAGTCAGGGGCTTTTATCTACAGCAATGGAATACTTAAAATTGATGGGAACTGATGAATTATCTCCTGAGCTTATCCTTTTACAAGACAGGATTGCGCGGTCAACAGAAGTTG AAAAAGAGGTAACCAACTCTGTGGCTTTTGATAACTCTCAGTCACATACAGGACCAACATATGGTGCCAATCAATCCAGATTTGGTGCAGCTGATGCCTCTCAGCATTATTATCAG gAAATGACAGCACCACAACTGCAGCAGAGTGTTCCAAGTAGTCCTTATGGGGAAAATTACCAACAGCAACTTGGCTCTTCTTATGGGAGAGGTTATGGTGCTCCTGCCCCGTATCAGCCAGCTGTGCAGCCTCTAATATTTCTTCCATCCCAGGCACCTCAAGCCCCTCAG ATGAACTTTTCTGCACCACCTGTTTCCAACCAGCCTACAGTGAAACCCTTTGTTCCTGCAACCCCTCCTGTGTTGAGAAATGTGGAGCAATATCAGCCGCCAACATTGGGTTCACAGTTATATCCT GGAACTGCCAACCCTAGTTTCCAGGCTGGGCCTCCTGGAACTGGTTCAATTGGCCATAATCCATCTCAAGCAGGTTCAGTTCCACCTAAGATGCCTCAGGTTTTGGCTCCAACCCCAGCGTCTATGGGATTTATGCCTATTAATAGTTCTGGAGTTCAAAGGCCTGGGATGGGGCCTCCACAGCCACCCAGCCCTACTCAGCCAGCACAAGTGCAACCAACCATAACTCCTGCAGCTCCACCACCTACAGTACAGACAGCTGATACTTCAAATGTACCTG CTCCGCAAAGGCCTGTTATTGCCACTTTGACTAGACTTTTTAATGAGACATCAGAAGCGCTGGGAGGTTCACGTGCAAATCCAGCTAAGAAACGGGAAATAGAGGACAATTCAAGGAAAATAGGTGCCCTGTTTGCAAAGCTTAACAGCGGTGACATATCTAAAAATGCTGCTGAAAAGCTCATTCAACTATGCCAGGCTTTGGACAACGGTGACTTCAGTACTGCCCTTCAGATCCAG GTACAACTGACCACTAGTGACTGGGATGAATGCAATTTTTGGCTTGCCACTCTTAAACGGATGATCAAGACTCGGCAGAATGTTAGATGA